The stretch of DNA TTACATACATTTTAATTGGTGTGGTACTAGTTAGGTAATTGCTAATAGTTCTCTCTTTGTCCACTTTACAGACGGATCAAAAATTACGCCTCTGTGACATATGTGGTGCATTTCTGAGTGTATATGACAAGTAATGCTTTTAGCTCCTTCCACTCCCACCATTATCTGAAACTGTCTAAATTGCATCGTTACCATGAACTGAATTTATCCCAACACAGTGATCGACGTCTTGCTGACCATTTTGGAGGGAAGCTACACTTGGGCTACATGCTGATTCGtgaaaaactgaaagaactTCAGGTAAATTCCTGCTTGCCATGCCCAAATACATGTAGGATGCTGAAAATAGATGAAATAAATTAATATCCAGGCTTTGTAAACAGTGAAGACATAAGGACAATCAAATCATAAACCCTCACATCTTACTAGGACTCACATTCTGTTTGTCCATTAGAATATGAGCTTAATTTATTCCTTTGACTTCTCTAAGTCTGTTAAGGTGCAATTTATCAGGTGCTGAGTGTAATGTACCATTTTCTGCTTTAAAGAGTTACTCTGTTTTGGGCCTTTTGGCATCTGTGAGTTTTCTTATCTCAAGAGCCTCAAGGTTCTCACCTTCCCTATATATTATTTCATTACTCACATTGGAGGGCAGTTTGGTTATTACGATAGTCATTACAGGAATTAGTCCATGTTGCGTGCATGTGACAATCATCTTCACACCCATGGCAACAACAGTCACTGTCTCTTGAGAAATGTATGCATAGGAGCGTGCAGAACATGGTATGATTAATCATGTTTACTTAACTGTGACAAACTGCTCATGTGCTCTGCTTAGTATTATGTTGAGCAGAAGCTGGAGGTTGCTTTTCTACTGGTGAGCCATATTATGTAGATCTGGTGATAAATATTACTGGTTATGTTATCCTGAAAGCACGTCCTTTTGCCAACATTTGCTGTAAGTGACAACTTGTTCTGCTGTTTATCTGCTACCTGCTCCATAAATGTGTAAGATTAATTTTGCTGAAGCAGCCTTGCCTGTAATGTATCACTTGCCTTTTCTTTTGGAACTTTTCTCTTGTTTTTAAGTAATACCAAAATATCATCATTTTTACTTTCATAAAATACACTATGCCATCTTCCAGGAGCAGATAAATAAAAGAAGGAAGGACAAATCTGAAGACGATAGACGGTATGGCATTCCTCAACCTTTTCACTATTTTAGTCAGCATAGACATTATCTGAAATATTTGGCTTTTTAGATCAAGAGAGCACAGCAAGGACCGCAACAGTCGGGCATCAAGGGATAGAGATACAGAAAGAAAAGACAGGATTGACTCTCGAGATGGTAGAAGAGGAGATTATGATAGGGATCGTGATAGACGTCATGACAGGGATCGTCGCCATGACCGTGATCGGGATAGAGATTATGACCGCTCCCGCGGCCACGATTCAAGGAGAAGAGAACGTTCACGATCCAGGGAGCGCAGGTATTACTGAATGATAGGGTCCTTGCACAATATAGCTAGTTTATTAAGTTTTATTTGATTGAAATGTTTTCACCTTGTCATTGACTAACCCAGATATTTGTTGCAAATTTCAGGCGCCATGAGAGGTACTAAATGCTGATCCCTGGCTGAAAGATTTTCAAGTACTCTGGGAAGATAGAGTTGTGATTTGTATTTCAGAAAGTTCCCACTAGTTACTGGGTTGATGCTGGCAATCTGGTGCATTCTGCATCCTTTAGTACTGTTTTTATATACCACTGTTGTGCCAAGAACGTTCGCATTAAAGCAAACTTTGGGGAACCGACTTGACAGCTAAATGATCCGAGAATGTTTTGTGTTTAAAGTATAATAAACTCATCAGAAGTTGGAAGCACTTGGTTCTTGCCGTTACCCCAATTCGTGCTATTTCTTTTGTATCATATTCTGTACTACTTGGTAGGCTTTGGCTATTTATACTCGGAAATCTACTCGCAACCTGGTTTCTCGacggtttttttttctgaagcgACTTATGGGAGAGATTTTTTAAGCCATTTCTCAATGTTTTTTTGTAACGTGATTTctcgcccgggggggggggggctgttaAATGAATTCTCAACGGGTTAACTTGCCAAAAAGAGGACATCCATTTCTAGAACATAGGCGCTGTAAAGGATAACCATCTCCCTCTCAACCATGGCAAATGAGGCATACATCTACTCGCAATACTGCAGAATTCTTGTATGATATGAACAAAACCTGAAACTTTTCATTCCAGAAGAAACCAAATCTAGAGCCCCATGAGGCCAGGCCTGTCTGCCGTCTAGAAGGCTTTCCGCGGGCGGACCTTGAAGCTGGTCGACCGGATGACGTCATCGTCGGCGTTGAGCCTCTGCTGCAGGGTGGACAGGGAGTCGGGCTTGGTGAAGTTGGTGACGAGGAGGTAAATGCCGTCGTAGTAAGTGGACGGCAGCCCGGTCCGGCTGTTCCTCTTCCTGATGCTGTATGCCAGTGGGATGACGCCCCGGTTGAAGACCTCCACGTacatggcgccgccggcgacgagcagctGCGGTAGCACAGGGAAGCACCAAGGTAAGCAGGCTTGCGGGACCGATGCAATGGTACACAAATAGCAAAGGGTGCTCCGAACATCTCAAGACCAGTGAACTTGTGaccattttttttagattaaggagaACTTGTGACCATATTAGAGCTACAATTTAGGAGGGCACGGTGATGAATATGGGGGCATTACTATACTGATGCAGAAGAAGTTAATTGCCTAATTGGGACACAATTGATTAAATGGGTGACAATAGGAAGATCATTTCAGTGCTAGCTTGCTAATCTCAAAATCTGGTGGTACTGCAACATCATTATTGCTATTACTTCTGCAGAACATTGGCTTGAAATTCTTCTACTGCATTTTCTCTACCACAAGTTTGTACATCATTTAACCAACGGCATTGCAGCAGCAATGCAGTTCTGATGGCTGAACGAGCAGACAACAAAATTTCCGACGAACTGATATCACACGCTCACTCGAATAATGGCAAATTGGTGGTCGATTGTGTTAGCTAGCTAGCAGGTAAATGGAGTTAGTGGAATCACCTCCTCGTAGCGCTGGATGAGCGCGAGTCGCTCCTCCTCGGACATGTCGGGCCGCAGCACGACCATGGTCTCGTACTGGCGCAGGCCCGGCGGGCAGGGCGGCATCTCCCGCTCCtccagcgccagcgccgcctccgcggccgacatcccgagcccgccgccgccgagccccagcCCGGAGCCGAACCCCGAGGCGGAgccctcctcgtcgccgacctcctcgtcctcggcgccgccggtcgcggccgccgagccgccgtaGAAGGACGCCGCGTACCCGGCGGAGACCGCGCGGGCGCGAGCGCGGACGGAGGGGAGGCGCAGCGGCGCGGGAGTGCAGGGGCGGAACGGCGGGAgcgtggtggaggcggaggcggaggtggggAGAGGCAGCGCCATGGATGGCGGCATtggagggagggaaggggaaGCCGAGAGCGCGGAGGGAGAGCGGGAGAGGAGGCGCGCTGTTCGTGTCGTGTCCACTGGATAGATAAGGATAGGAGGCCGCGCCTTAACAACTCCGCTCGGCCCTGTTTGGACGAAATTTGGTGAAAAATGGCCGCACTTCAAACATGATCGGGAGGAGTATTGACTATAAAGTGCTATAATATAATTTTAAGAAATATGTTTCCATCTTTGCATTTCAAATTTAAAGCGGTAGTGTGTTAAATTCTTGATTTTTTTAGTCAACAGTTTCTAGTTTGCCTTTGGATGGTACATCGCATACAAAGGAACTTTTGAGCTGGACACTCACGGATTGTTGATGAGTCCTTCCATTTTGTTTTTTGTCCACTAGACAATAGTAGTAATAAAGAAAAAGAGATCGTTTGCACATCTTTTTTTAATCGGTACGTTCAAAATGTTACTGTTAGCCCAATTTTGTTAGTGAGTTTCGCtcttatttaatcatgtatcaTATAACAAATATGATGTCACGATAATAGATTTTGTTTGGTGCTGTGATTGGAGGATTTTATGAACTCTGATTGTGACCTGCTAGATTAAGATTACCCATCCACCTGACCCAAAATCCAGCTCCTTCTTCCCGAGTTCCTCTCTCGATTTCTTCTTGATCGCTAATTGCTGAAGCTGAGGTGGACTGGCAAGGGGGTCGGTCCAGCCACACTCAGACACGTGCTTCCTGCCCCTCTTGCTTGTTACTCGAGCACGGGCTCCCCctaaggctatctccaaccattccccccatccaactccccccaaacgtactatttactatattttactaccttcctccaaaagattcctccctctataactccttctctccaaccattccccccatatctattccctctatatactatcactcattaactaactatttatttatcgtttttgaatttaaaaaaatcatatagtatttgtactgtcataatacgcattatcatcatgttacgggactcaaacgagattaatatcatgaagaaaTGATGTGATTAAAGTATAGGGGGAGATGTGAACTCCCTCCATACATGGGGAGAGATTCATCTCTGCCCTTACGTAGGGGGAGCTGTGGGGGAGCCGTTGGAGCGctcgctccccccccccccccaccccaaagccccccctacgtagggtggggggcGGTTTACCGTGTCCCCTTGGAGCAAGCCTAACCTCGCCCTCCCTCCCCCGCACGCGGTTTCCACTCGCTTCGTCCCCTGCAGATCGCCTCGTCCTCGACGCGCTCACCCTCAGGTCAACCACACCCCACTCCCCTCCACCCCTTCTTGAAGCGAATTCCACACCCGCCTCGGGCCTCATCAGATCTCACTTCCCGTTCTTGGCTTCGTTTCGACCTCCTCTGGCAGCGAGCATGTCTTCGTCGGAGAACCCCACGGTGACTGAGCGCGGCAGCCGCGACGACAAGCACGAGGACGGCGACAagaaggagggcggcggcggcttcatcGAGAAGGTCAAGGACTTCATCCACGACATCGGCGAGAAGATCGAGGAGGCTGTCGGCTTCGGCAAGCCCACCGCCGACGTCTCCGGCATCCACATCCCGCACATCAGCCTCCACCGCGCCGACCTCGTCGTCGACGTGCTCATCAAGAACCCCAACCCCGTCCCAATCCCGCTCGTCGACATCGACTACCTCATCGACAGTGACGGCCGCAAGCTCGTCTCCGGCCTCATCCCCGACGCCGGCACCATCCACGCGCACGGCGAGGAGACCGTCAAGATCCCCGTCTCCCTCGTCTTCGACGACATCAAGAGCACCTACAAGGACATCCAGCCGGGGAGCATCATCCCATACCTCGTccgcgtcgtcctcctcgtggACGTCCCCATCATCGGCCGGGTCAAGATCCCGCTCGAGAAGTCCGGCGAGATCCCCGTCCCCTACAAGCCCGACGTCGATGTTGAGAAGATCAAGTTCCACCACTTCTCCTTCGAGGAGACCACCGCCACGCTGCACATCAAGCTCGAGAACAAGAACGACTTCGACCTCGGCCTCAACATGCTCGAGTACGAGATGTGGCTCGGCGACGACAGCATCGCCTCCGCCGAGCTCACGCAGAGCGCCAAGATCGAGAAGCAGGGGTTCACCAGGATGCAGATCCCCTTCAGCTTCAGGCCCAAGGACTTCGGATCCGCGGTCTGGGACATGATCAGGGGCAGGGGGACAGGCTACACCATCAAGGGCAAGATTGATGTCGACACTCCCTTTGGGAACATGAAGCTGCCCATAAGCAAAGAGGGTGGAACTACTCGCAtcaagaaggacgacgacgacgacgacgatgatgacaaCTGAGGTACCATCAGCTTCCTTCTGGTCCTACTGCTGCTGATTGATTAATCATCATTGCTTCACCAGTTCAGTACTCTTTGAGACTTTGCCTAACTACTACAATGCCCATTGAAAAGATATAGCTTTAGCATAAGCATGCATCTTTTTAATTCAACTTGAGGTGTCTTGATAAGCTAAATTTTCTAGTACATGATGCAATATACGAGCTTGCTAGGCAGCTAGGCCATCAATTTCTGTCAATCATGAATTTTGATTGAAATAGTCGGAACAAGTTGAGTCCATTACTCCATTCAAGTTCTGTAGTCTCTTCACGGACCCATTATACTGAAAAGTGCAGTCAGTTTTTTGCTGATTAGTTAGAGATTTGCAGGTACTTGTCGGAACTACTTGTGCTAGAACCTGTAGTATGTCTCGATTTCCGACAGAGATTCAGTACATGCTCATGTGCCAGTTTTTATACTCTGGTCAAAATGTTCAGGCTGTTCGTTTGATTCAAGTAAAGATCTGATTTTGGTGAACTTAGAATGCCACTCTATTCTAGGAACCGAGTCGTAACACAATCCAATTTACATAAAAATGAAACAAGTATATAGTAGCAGCAACCCATGTCTATCAACTAATGGGACAAGCCATCCCAAATCGATTAGGCGGTCGGTGATGCAATGCAGCTCCGGGCTTGCAACCCTGCAATAAGTATATTGGGTTGCTGCTGTAGCTTTGCACACAACATTAAAGTCGTTTCTTGTACAGAGCTGCACTCTTTGCAAAATCGTTCATACTGCTAACCTCTATTTCTGAACCACCCTTTGTTGCAGGACTGAAGTGCTGCTGTAACCAAACACAGATGGCAGTGAAGTGGAGAGGATGCTGTAACGGGTGCAGTCGCCTGCCTGACACCCTCAGCGCTAGTTGAGCTCTGCATTGTCTTGGTAGCTTCGTGTTTCTGTCGATCTGCATTGTCTGAACATCCTCTGTTAGTGTGGACTCGTCTGTGCTGTGAATTCCTTCTCCAAACTTTTGTGGTTGGAGCATGAAGAATAAGTTCCCATCACCCCTGGTTCTTTGTGGGGCTCGTTGGGAGTGTTGCGCCGCAGCCATTGTCTGGTGCCATATGATCCTCAAACTCATCTATGGTTCGCCATTGCTCCACCGGCTAGTTCGGAGCAGAGTTGCAGCCAATCCGGCAGTACAGTACTATACTACGAGTGCCAAAATAGTAGTAGTTCTACGGTCTTCCGATGGTGTAATCACAATCACAACTTAGGCACTTAGCCACGCCACATGACGCGTCCCAACttctgggtgtgtttagatccctcaAAAACCaccccaaaatccaaactttccatcacatctccatcacatcgaaacattaaatatagcaaatgactcatgcatggagtattaaatgtaggtaaataaaaaaactaattgcatagttttgatgtacgttgcgagacgaatcttttgagcctagttaggtcatggtaggacaatatttaccacaaacaaacgaaacgtgctacagtgtgctacagcgTGTGATGTGACTTTTCGCACCCTTTTTCactccatctaaacacagcctctgTTTGGTTTCTTGCATCGGCTGTGGTTCGCCATACTTTTTCAGCTCAGCTATTTGATGCAGGCACGTGTCTTAGGCTATTCACTTTGCCAAACCTTGCCTAAGCTGTGGTAAGAAAATGTGGCAATGTGGAGAGACCTCAAGCGCATGTGCATCCATTGAGGCTGAACCCCGTTCATGAACGAAGCGACATTGCGAGCAGGTGAACTAAAATGTTGAGACATACAACCCCTGATCCGCGCCGTGCTGGACTTGCGCGAAATCATCGTCGCACTAGGCACCATGCCACGGCACACTGCATGCCAAACATACTTATCTGATGAGCGAACCTCTCTTGTGTGGATCAAGCAAACCCCTCTCCCGGTGAATCATAACGTTGTGAGATCGATGCGAGAAGGCTGTGACTCCTCCATGGAGTACAAGCCATGAAGCCAAAACATGGTTTTGTCTCCCATTTTTCATTTTACTGCATCTACGGCAAGTTCACACTTGGTTCAGCTACAGCCGCAACTATGCTTCAGATCATCTATTCTCTGGTTTCCAACCCCATGTCAGTCAGTCAGGACGAGGACGTACGTCAACCTGGAAATTGAGCTTACAGCATTATATATACGCTAAGAATGTCGCAATTTAGAGCAGCGCGTCCATAAAATTTAGCAAACTGACGCGTGGTCTGAAACTTTGATCTCTGGATCTTTTGAGTAAAAGATTCCATGTTCAAATAGCAGCGCGTGGCTCACTCTCCCTGACCTGCATCAACCCTCAAGTCTGAACCTGAAAAGAAATCCGCCATTGCTGCGGTCGCGCACGCTGCGACGATGGTGATTTCATCCTGCAAAGTACTCCGCCACTGATCCTGCGCTGCGATGGAACTTGGAGCAGCAGAAAGAGCCCACGCTCGAGGCGACGACGAGGTACGAGAAGGAGGCTCAACTTGTTGGGTTCAGCGACTCTGATCATGCTGGAGACATTGACACTCGCAAGAGTACCACAGGTGTCCTCTTCTTCCATGGCAAGAACATCATCACCTAGTAGAGTCAGAAGCAGAAGGTTGTTGCACTCAGTTCATGCGAAGCCGAGTATATTGCGTGCACATCAGCTGCCTGCCAGGGAGTTTGGCTGACTCGCCTCCTGTCAGAGCTGAAGGGCAAGTCTGAAGGGGCGGTCAGGATCCACATCGACAGCCAATCAGCTATCCATCTAAGTAAGAACCATGTCTTTCATGATCGCAGCAAGCATATAGATACAAGATACCACTACATTCGCGAGTGCATCGAGGAGGACATGGTGAATGTTGCTTCAGTTGGCACTGCCGAGCAGCTGGTAGATATACTGACGAAGCCATTGCCGCGGGAGCGCTTCTGTGAACTTCGTGACAAGCTCGGCCTCGTCAAGATCAAGTAGAGACGCAAGGCTCAGGAGGAGATTTGTTAGATGAGCCTAGCGTCTGTTAGAGTTAGTTAGATTTGCATGTAATCTTTCTGTTAGTCATGCGCATGAGGACCGGCTTGTGGTTGCCATGCGCATCGTGCCCGCGAGAATAGCTCGCGCTAGACTCGGACAACCGGAGGTGGGCGCACATCGTGGACGTGGGGATGGACGCGTCGTTAGCGCGGTGTGCGGATCGCCACCGGAGTCCTTTGCTTTTGTGTTCAATAAAAGGAGAAGAACAAACTAGAAAACGCTGCGGTTTTGGGCAGCACCAAACTCTCTTGTGCTCGTGTTCCAAGTGTTCGCGTGTGTCCACCTTCACTCTCGCCGGCATTCCGAGCTCGCCTGCGCCGTTCACCAGCGTTCCAGTTCGTTCCAGAGCTGACACCTCAACCCTCAAGTCTGAACCTGCAGAGTGCTCCGCCATTGCTGCGGTCGCACACGCTGCGACGATGATGATTTCATCCTGCAAAGCACTCCGCCAGTTGGATCCTGCGCTGCGATGGAACCTTTAGCAGTAGAAAGAGCCCACGCTCGAGGCGACGAGGAGGtacgagccggcggcggccccatCGCGCGGTTCCCCAGACCAGAGCGCGCGagggctagctagctagcttttctccaagAAAACGGCGGCGAATTTCCCCCGCGTCCTCTGCCACGCTCGAGAGGTGCACCTGACCTGGGACTCCGGCGCCGTCCGCCGTGGCGCTGGCACCATTCAGCTCCCGCGGGGCCGCGCCTGCCTAGCTG from Panicum virgatum strain AP13 chromosome 9K, P.virgatum_v5, whole genome shotgun sequence encodes:
- the LOC120649138 gene encoding 30S ribosomal protein S6 alpha, chloroplastic-like, with product MPPSMALPLPTSASASTTLPPFRPCTPAPLRLPSVRARARAVSAGYAASFYGGSAAATGGAEDEEVGDEEGSASGFGSGLGLGGGGLGMSAAEAALALEEREMPPCPPGLRQYETMVVLRPDMSEEERLALIQRYEELLVAGGAMYVEVFNRGVIPLAYSIRKRNSRTGLPSTYYDGIYLLVTNFTKPDSLSTLQQRLNADDDVIRSTSFKVRPRKAF
- the LOC120649137 gene encoding uncharacterized protein LOC120649137; translation: MSSSENPTVTERGSRDDKHEDGDKKEGGGGFIEKVKDFIHDIGEKIEEAVGFGKPTADVSGIHIPHISLHRADLVVDVLIKNPNPVPIPLVDIDYLIDSDGRKLVSGLIPDAGTIHAHGEETVKIPVSLVFDDIKSTYKDIQPGSIIPYLVRVVLLVDVPIIGRVKIPLEKSGEIPVPYKPDVDVEKIKFHHFSFEETTATLHIKLENKNDFDLGLNMLEYEMWLGDDSIASAELTQSAKIEKQGFTRMQIPFSFRPKDFGSAVWDMIRGRGTGYTIKGKIDVDTPFGNMKLPISKEGGTTRIKKDDDDDDDDDN